The Ricinus communis isolate WT05 ecotype wild-type chromosome 8, ASM1957865v1, whole genome shotgun sequence sequence CAGTCATGGTGACGAGAAGGTGcaaaatacattttttaaGTGTAAAGTACCCAAAAATTAGTTATTCTTGTAAATGAAATTTCTCAGTAGATCCAACTCTTAATATTGTTGTCCTGCAATACTACTACACTTGATTGGTTTTGATATTTAAGATAgtctcaaaaataattttttgaaaagataTATAGCTAGTTGTAGTTACGTTTATATATCTATATGTCACAATTTAACCGGCTGCAAATCTTTGGCTACCTCCTCCTGAAAACCCACTAAAATGGAATGTTCATCCTTCTATTTAATGCAATCTTTTGTGCACTGGAGATAATCACCTCGATTCCTGATATCTTTCAATCCTATAAGATTATCATTGGTTCTGATTCCTCAAACGCTATCTCTTGGATACATGGAGCTATTAAGGAATCGCCTTGGAGACTTTGGGAAGTGTTGGGAAAGATTTACAGTGTTAGAAAGTCATTATCTAACCTATCTTTTGCCCATGTCCTTAGGGAGTCTAATTCAGTTGCGGATACTTTGGCCAAAAAGTTCCTATATCGCTACAATAAATAGCTTGGCTGTAAGTGTCTGGTATTGATGCAGAAATATTGTTAGCTTGCTGGCTGTGTGTGTGGtttattaactttgttctCAGTTTTAATGGTTGAATGATGTTGCTCTCAGCTTGATGGATGTTTTGCTCTTAGTTCTAATGATGGTTTGCTGTTTGTGTGGTTTAATGGTCTTGTTTCCAGTCATTTGTAAAATGTgcagagatatatataaaaacaagGTGATAATGTGCATGCATAATGCTGATTTCGGGCATGCTTGAAGTTCTCAGAAATTTTTGAAGACCGAATGTGTTGTTGCTGCTACTTCAGTTTCATTAGTTTCAAAACCTGTTTGGTTTTCTCATGTAATGTTTGTCTTTCTCACGaacttttgtatttttatcttCCTGGGGTTCTTTCACTTCCAAAAGGGTTTCAGGTGTTTTTATTAGTGGGTGTATTTGGTAAGCCTATTGGCTTGTGATAGCTATACTTTTGTAAGTTTTTcccattaaaatcaataattagtaaatgaaaaatcattataataataataagaaaaccTACTGCATAAGGTAAAAGAATCCCAtgaattactatatatatcaTTACTCATTGAACAATGGTGTCGTCATACTGTCAGTTTATTGGATTAATTAGAATTGtacaaaatagaaaatcaatGAATCTGGAAAATTTTGGTATAAAATGGGCATTTTACTTTGTTTTGACATTTGAATTtctgaaattataaatattaatttagttccaCTTTGGCCATAAAGATAATGGATTCAATTGtcaagttttataattttattttttaattttgccaACATATTATAAATAGTCCACGAAAACTTCTAACACataaatttatgtaataaATACCTAGCTAGATGCGAACAGTCACGAGAATTTGTCCAAGCTATAGCTGAATTTGATGCataatttaacaatttaactttatttatttttttgtttatttagtgGTTAACTGCTTGAAGATAATTCacatatataattgaaaaaatttcaataaatttttttacggTTTAACGTATTCTTATTTTAGGAtctgtaatttatttttttattactttagtACTTATGAATATGACTATTAGTAAATAACGACTAAATTATATAACACCGTTACAAGTGCTGACACTGCATTCAAAAGCTTATAAACTTTCAAGCCACATCCTATATAACTTTCAAGCTTTTGACATAATCCGCATACACCTGGTCAACAAGTTGGGTGGTTGCTTAAAGACCGAACCAATCTCAGCATTTACACTTTCAAACAATTTCTGGTTCCTGCCTTTCCAAATGGAGTAAAATGCACTGCTACTAAAACCATTAGTCAATTTTACTTGCTTATGATTAGAAGGGTTATAACTTTTTCTGATCAGTCACTTTTTTCATAATGCTATAGAAATGTTAGCTAGTATTGCAAGTACTTTTATTCCATGCAATTGACATTTGATAAGAATGTCGTTATAAAATGTTACAAtggactttattttttaaaacttggGAGATGAGGAGGTTCTTCTGAGAACTTttggaggtggaggtggaggaCTTGGAGTTGCGGATTGCGCAGAAGGAAAGATGATTTGTTGTAAACCTCCACATCCCATGTCAGCCCTTCGTTGACATTTTTCGAAATGCATTCCAACTTTATTGACGCACAATCGAATCTCATGCAATTGATAGCTATCACTTTTGTTTTTAGTGTTGCACTTAATCAGGGGTTCTAGTTGATGTGCTTTGAAGGCTTTTTTTATGTCAACAATTCTATGTAGTTGATCATCCGGTTTTATACCTGTTTTCAATCATTATGATTGCAAAAATTCAAGATACTATAGTAGATAAGTAAgccaaattagaaaaagaaaatattaaagcCAAATGcaatcattatataatttataatgtaTTACCTGAAGATTCAAGTATTTTCAGAAGATTTAATGTTTCAGCTAGTTTGATGGATTCCTTAAAGTAATCCACCAAATCCCACTGAGAGCAGGTACCGTGCTTCTGCCATTCATGTTTCcaaaatatttgattcttttGTCCTAATAAAAGATTTGGCCAATATTTGTTTAGGTCGTTGATAATACCAGCTTTAGTCAACTGCTACAGAGAAAAAAATCCGTTATTAAAAACACAGTAATGGAAGTGAACTGAATATATGTTCAAACATTGTACCTTACTGATATCAAATGGCACCGATTGGCAAGCAGCTGGACTCGATCCACTGTTATTTTCTGGCCACAAGCCATGCAACGTGAAGTTGTAGGATATGATTGGCCTATTGCATGCTGGTGCAAGAAGTCCACTGCATGTGGCCGGAGGCCATTGCATGACCAAGTAAAAGAAGTCAAAATTTGCAGCTGCGTCCAAGTTTGTCGTTTCCTCTGAATAATGATACACATTAAAGCAATCGAGATTCAGTTAAAGAAAccttttgtaattatatatacaacGAAAAAACTCATCTGCACTTGCAAGAAGGATGAGCAAGAAAAATATTGCAAGGGAATAAACTGGTTTAAGAGTTGTCTTAGCCatagttttgtttttctctctCACTTATGAGAAATGCTCAGATGATGTGAAGGGTGGAGAAATGGATTGGGGTATTTATAGCTAAAACTTAGATGCATATTAGTAAACTAAAAGTTGCACTGAAGTTTCTCTCTgttatgattattaattataagagtGAGTTTCCCTTTAGAAATTTCTTTAAGAAAGATCACATTCCACTTGTATACATACTGTTTCTTTTCCATGCAATAATAACACAAGTAccgaagaaattaaaatttgcaggtaaataacattaaaaaagtaattgatGTAATTAACAGtgttgtaaatattaataaaatgaaaataaaagtaatgaCATGCTCCTTGGAATTGTAAAATTTCATGTAATGAGTTATGGAATGTCTTTAGTTACTCTTAGTGATTATACTTTACCATTTTGTGGTTATCAAGTATTTCCAAGTGTTTTATACCAAACAATGGTAGAGTAACacgaattttaattttttgcttttgtttatattaaaattttcttttttaatccaCTATTGGTTATTTTTCGATCGGCGGTGgtcctttttattattatttaatttttgtaaattaatattagtgtcttttgaaaagttttatgGTCTCGTATTATAAGAGTTTTGAATTCTCTTT is a genomic window containing:
- the LOC8285340 gene encoding ribonuclease 3, which encodes MQWPPATCSGLLAPACNRPIISYNFTLHGLWPENNSGSSPAACQSVPFDISKLTKAGIINDLNKYWPNLLLGQKNQIFWKHEWQKHGTCSQWDLVDYFKESIKLAETLNLLKILESSGIKPDDQLHRIVDIKKAFKAHQLEPLIKCNTKNKSDSYQLHEIRLCVNKVGMHFEKCQRRADMGCGGLQQIIFPSAQSATPSPPPPPPKVLRRTSSSPKF